In Roseivirga misakiensis, a single genomic region encodes these proteins:
- the purE gene encoding 5-(carboxyamino)imidazole ribonucleotide mutase, with the protein MSQPVVGIIMGSQSDLRVMREAALVLEELGVEFELTIVSAHRTPDRMFDYAKGAKAKGLKAIIAGAGGAAHLPGMVASLTTLPVIGVPVKSSNSIDGWDSVLSILQMPGGVPVATVALDGAKNAGILAAQIVGTSDDSVAHHLQEYKTSLKDKVELSIDEVAQKGWKA; encoded by the coding sequence ATGAGTCAACCAGTCGTAGGAATCATTATGGGAAGCCAATCTGACTTGCGTGTTATGCGTGAGGCGGCATTAGTTTTAGAAGAATTAGGTGTTGAATTTGAATTGACTATCGTTTCAGCCCATAGAACTCCCGATAGGATGTTTGATTATGCTAAAGGCGCAAAAGCCAAAGGACTCAAAGCAATTATTGCAGGTGCTGGCGGAGCGGCTCATTTACCAGGAATGGTTGCATCCCTTACCACTCTACCTGTTATAGGAGTACCCGTAAAATCGAGTAACTCGATTGATGGCTGGGATTCTGTATTATCTATACTACAAATGCCCGGCGGTGTACCTGTCGCAACTGTAGCATTAGACGGTGCCAAAAACGCTGGAATTCTAGCTGCCCAAATCGTTGGAACCTCAGATGACAGTGTAGCGCATCACCTTCAAGAATACAAAACCTCACTAAAAGATAAGGTTGAACTGAGCATCGATGAGGTTGCTCAAAAAGGCTGGAAAGC